The Candidatus Nitrosocaldus cavascurensis genome segment GTATGCCTCGCTACTCCCCACTACCAACCCATCTTATGAAGAGTCTTTTATTAAACCTTATTATCTACCAATAGGAGGGATGATGATGAATAGGCTACTCATAGCAGGTCTGATAGCTGGGGCTACAGTTATGGCTCTTCTCTTAGCATTGCCTAGAGGCGGGGTACCCTTACCTGAACCAGAGAAGAGGTTGGAGGTTATAGCAAAGAACCTTGAGGTGCCATGGAGTATGGATATGGATCATGATGATGGTATCTTATACTTCACTGAGCGTGTTGGTAGACTTAACATCATAGATAAGGATGGTACTGTAAGGACCATATACTCAAGGGAGGTAGCAAGCATAGGGGAGGCAGGGTTGCTTGGTCTAGCATTAGATCCAGAGTTCAAGAGCAATGGCTACATATACCTTTACTACACATACTCCACAGAATCAGGCTTATTCAACAGGGTAGTTAGGCTTGAGAAGGTTGGTGCTGATGGTAACTATAGGGAGCATGTACTGCTAGATGGTATACCTGGAGGAGAGATACACAATGGAGGTAGGATAAAGTTTGGACCAGATGGGATGCTCTACATAACAACTGGGGATGCAGGTAGAGCAGAACTTGCACAGGATGTAAACTCCCTAGCAGGTAAGATACTTAGGATAAGGAAGGATGGCTCGATACCAGAGGATAACCCATTCAATAACGCTGTATACTCATATGGGCATAGGAACCCTCAAGGGCTTGCATGGCACCCTACAAGCAAGAACCTATATGCTACTGAGCATGGTCCAGTAGCAGAGGATGAGATAAACCTGATAAGAAAGGGGGCAAACTATGGATGGCCTATAGAGACATGCTCCAAAGCTGAGAGGTATGAGAAGCCTATCCTCTGCTATACTGTGAGCATAGCCCCAGCAGGTGCAGCATTTGCAGAGTATGGAGGTAGCATGAGCCTATTCTACGCAACACTAAGAGGCCAGCATGTTGAAAGGATAGTATTCGATGAGGGTGAGAATATTGTAAGAATAGAGAACTTCCTTACTGGCTTAGGTAGGATAAGGGATGTGTATGCCAACAAGGATGGCTACCTTTACATAGCAACAAGTAATAGAGATGGAAGAGGCATACCGATAGGGGATGATGATAGGATAGTTAGGGTGAGACTAACAGATATTACAGATTAAACCTATAAGATATTTAAATGATAGTGTATTAGTTGAGTGGTGAGGAACGAATGGTTCATACCTCTCTCAGTAGCTGTTGTAGGTATTGTAACATCATTGCTCCTCCTCTACTCTCATGATGGATATGCACTGCTATACTATGGTGATTCTGTATCCCATCTAGTAGGCTCAAGGAAGATCGTAGATTGGGAGAATCCAGGCTTGGAGCAGATAGGCACTGTATGGTTACCCCTGCCACATATACTGTTCCTTGTCCCATCTCTAATAGATCCTCTATTCACAACAGGTCTTGCAGGTACAGTGATAAGCCTGCCATCTCTAGCATTCACTACACTACTCATCTACAGGGTTATGAGGGATCAGGGTAGCATAATCCATCCCTCTACCAAAGATCATCGCATAGCGTATCTGCTTGCACTGCTCTACGCCTTCAACCCCAACATGATGTACCTAGGCATAGTTGCCATGACTGAAGCACTATTCATGCTATTTCTAGTAGCATCAATATACTACTTTCAAAGATGGCTACTACAGGGATGCTCTACAAGGAATCTACTACTATGCTCCTTGTTCATATCACTTGCAACACTCTGCAGGTATGAGAGTTGGTTCCTTCCTATACTTCTCATAGCAGTTGTCTTTACATCTGCAGTAAGGAATAGAAGCAAGGATAACGAACTGCAATTACTACCCATCATCACCTCATTACTCTCAACCACTGGCATAGCAATATGGTTAGCATGGAACTACTACATCTATGGAGATCCATTTGAGTTCAGTAATGCAGAGTACTACTCTGCTGCATGGTATGCTATACACAATCAATATCATGAGAGGTACTTCATGAATCCCTTGAATGTTTTTAGTGTTTATATGTATAACACAATTCATCTATACGGTCCTCTACTCCTAACTGGTATAACAGGAGGGTATTCCATCTATCATAGGAGTGCAAAGGATAGGATGGGGGTGATGATGATTATCATCCTCTTGCTATTCCTACTTCTTCCTCCAACATTCACAATAGTATCCATGCTTATAGGTGTAGGGGAGATGGATTATGCGTATAACTCAAGGTTCACAATACTGTTAGCCCCTCTCTTGTTCATCACGACCTTCCTCTTCCTCAATAGACTATCAGTGTACAGATGGTACATCATTACACCACTACTACTATTGCTAGTGCTATGGAACCCTCTTTTCTTGAGACTTGGAGTTGTTACATACATAGATGCTTATGCTGGTTACTCAACAAAGGATACACAACTTGCTGTTGATGCTGGAGAGGCATTGAGATCACTCTATGATAGGGGTAGGATAATGATACTTGCTGGTTCCATACTAGAGCATAGGATAATGATAACCTCTAACATTGCTCTAAACAGGTTTGATGAGATGGCTGATCATAGCACTTGGAAGGATTCCTTCAAGAGCCCATGGCTTTACGATAGATGGCTAATAATATCAAAGAGACCAGTGCATGACGCAACTAATGTTATAACACATTGGTTGGAGAGGGAGGAAGAACTCTTGATGCATTACAAGGTAGTTTACGAGAATGAGAACTATAAGATAATGAGGCTTATAGTGTTGGTTACAATCAATGAGTATTATAGTAACAACAGTAATAGCAGCAGTAGTAATAGACAAGAAAGCTTATTTTATAATGCACCTACCTATCCTAGGTAGATATGAGGTTCTATGAGCTTGATAGGGAAGGGAGGTTAGCGGTACTCAAGGATCATGCTTCCCTTACAGATGAGGATGTAGAGATTCTAAGAGAAGGTTCTGGGATAGACTTTAAGATGGCAGATAGCATGATTGAGAATGCTGTATCCTTCATCTCCTATCCATTGGGCATAGCAACACACTTCCTCATAAATGGCAAGGAGTACCTTGTGCCTATGGCCATAGAGGAGCCATCTGTTGTAGCAGCAGCAAGCAAGGGTGCAAAGGTTGCTAGGTTGAGGGGAGGGTTCACAGCCCATGCAGACCCTTCAATTATGATAGGACAGGTACAGGTCAAGGGTATCAAGGATCTTGGAAGGGCGGTGGAGGATGTGATGAAGAGTAAGGATGAACTATTGAGCATAGCAAACAGCAAGAGCAGTTTAGCAAGAAGGAATGCTGGTGCAAGGGATCTTAGGTGCAGGGTTATAGATACTGATAGTAGAGGTAAGATGCTTATAGTTGAGTTGCTTGTGGACGTGAAGGATGCCATGGGTGCAAATGTTATCAATACAATGTGTGAATCAATAGCACCTAGGATAGAGAGTATAACAAATGGTAGAGTACTCCTAAGGATACTCTCCAACTACGCTACCCATAGGCTTGTTAGGGCAACTGCAAGGTTTGCTAGGGAGGAGGTTGGTGATGATGCAGTGGAGGGGATATTGGATGCATATGCGTTTGCAGAAGCAGATGTGTATAGATGTGTTACACACAACAAGGGTGTTATGAATGGTATAATAGCCGTTGCGCTTGCAACTGCACAGGATACAAGGGCAATAGAGGCTGGTGCACATGCCTATGCTTGTAGGGATGGTAGATACTCATCCTTAACCCATTGGAGCAGGGATAGCAATGGAGACCTTGTAGGAAGCATAGAACTTCCCTTAGCTGTTGGCACTGTAGGAGGGCTAACATCTACACACCCAATAGCAAGGTTATCCTTGAAGATACTCAAGGTTGAGAGTGCTAGGGAGTTAGCATGTGTGATGGCATCTGTTGGGTTGGCACAGAACTTCTCTGCACTCTATGCTCTAGTAAGAGAAGGGATACAGGCTGGACATATGCGCCTTCATGCAAGGAAGGTAGCAATGCTTGCTGGTGCTGAAGGTAATATGCTTGATGAGGTTGCTGAGAGGCTTGCCAGAGAAGGTAATATAACGGTTGAGCATGCAAGGCAGATAATGCAGGAGATAACTCATGATATTAGCGATGGCAAAAAAGTAAGATGATGGTAAATTAAAGCAGATATTGATGCATAGCCACATATGCTTGCATATAAGCTTATAGTTAGAGGTAGGGCAGATCGTAAGTTAACATCTAGAATTATACGCTATTATCTTGATAATCTCCTGCTGACAGAGGTTAGGATATAAGCCCTACTTGCTTTCAGAGATGAGGCTTACAAGAGGGCTAGAGTTGGATATTATGCTATGCTAACCCAACATTAATATCTGCATTATTTGTTAATTAATTGCTCCCCTTATAATATGATGGGATTACTTACTGCTTCTGCTCTCTCTGCTCCTCCAACCTTATCAGTCTATTCAGTATATCTGCAAGCATATTCATTGCTCTAGTAAGATCTACCCTAGTCTCCTCATTACTCCTCTTCAACTCATTAAGGATGAGTGTTAACTTCTCAGATATCTCCCCATATTTAGCCTCTATAGCCTTAAAGTTTAGATCAGTCCTATCTGAGAATGCCCTTATCTCCTGCTTCAGATCATCCCTAACCCCTCTAACCTCCTGCTTTAGTTCAGCAAAGTTAGCATCAGTCCTATCTGAGAATGCCCTTATCTCCTGCTTAAGCTCAGCAAAGTTAGCATCTGTTCTGCAAGCAAATGACCTTAGTTCTTGCTTAAGCTCAGCAAAGTTTGTATCTGTTCTACTAGCAAACTCTCTAAACTCACCAACGTATGATCTAAACTCACCAACGTATGATCTAAACTCCTGTCTGTAATCATCAAACACACTCTGCATTGCACCAAATCCTTCCTGTAGTTCATCACCCAACTCACCATATACTATCTTGAATGACTTGAGATCCTCAACCTCTGCAGGTATGATCTCTACAGACGCTACATATGCTGGGGATGGTGCACTCTTGACCAGTTCTATGAACCTCTTCAATACATTCTCATCATCAGCTTGAGCATGTATATGCACAGAGTCATCATCCTCATTCCTAACATTACCCTTGAGTCCTAGGGCTCTAGCATGCTCTAGAACATATCTTCTAAACCCTACCCTCTGAACCTTACCTCTAACTATAAGCTTATATGCAAGCACAATGCAGATTAATGCTAAGGGTATTTAAGATTTGCTTAGACCCAATCCTAGACCTTGCTGCTTGCTCTCCTTGCTCTCTTCTCTTCTTGAAAGATCTATACCATATATCTCCCTCAACCTCTCATCATAGCATTTACCACATACAAACCCTGGTATACCATATCTCTCAAGCCTGTATGGAAATGTTATCTTTGACCCACATATACTACATCTATCTTTGCCTTTATCAAATATGCCCATGATCCTCCACGCACCTCCAGTGATCTGCCTTCTGCATACATATAAGCAATCATTGCTTAACTTCAACCATAGCATTGTATAGGTTTAGGGCAGCATCCTCACTCTCAACCCCAACTACCACTGCTGCACCAGATCTGAGCACGCTGAAGCTCCTCCCATCGCTAACAAGGGTTATGCCCATCTCACCCCTACTCTTCTCCTTGAAGCCTAGGGATGATGCCTTCCTTGCTACAGCATCAAGGTCTATGGCAAGTATGCCCTTTGGTGTTATTGAGAATGTCCTCTTACCCATATCCCTCCCACATAACTCTTCAACCTTGAATACAATGCTACCACTAGCAGTAGTAGTGGCAACTACTCTCTTACCCCTGTTTATTCCATTACATATACAATGCTCATTCCTGCTAACATCTATTGTAGAGAATGAGAGATCGTTAAGATCTATGTAGAGTAACTTGTTTAGAAGTACAGGCTCTTGACCGGTTATTATCCTAACCGCTTCTGAGACTTGAACAGCACTAACCATGTACAGTATGGATGGATGCACACCCTCTATGCTGCATGTTGGCATCTCATCATCACTCAACTCAGGGAATATACACCTTATGCATGCACTCCTTCCTGGGAGAACGGTACATGCTGAGCCAAGCATGCCAAGTGCACCACCATACACATACGGTATCCCTGCCCTAACACATGCATCGTTTAGAGCATACCTTGCATCTATGCTATCCAAACCATCTATTACTAGATCACATCCCTTTACTACATCATCAGCAGTCCCTTCGTTTATAGATACTGCTAAAGGCTCTACATCAACGCTAGGGTTTATAGCCTTCAACCTAGATGCTGCTGCCTCAACCTTAACCTTGCCTATATCAGCATCTGTGTAGAGCATCTGCCTATGCAGATTCGATAACTCTACAACATCCCTATCAACAAGCCTTATATAACCTACACCCATGGCAGTTAACTGCATCGCTATTGGGGAGCCTAAGCCTCCAGCACCAGTTATGCATACTCTAGCATTCCTTAACCTTAACTGACCTTCATAACCTATGCTATCAAGCATTATCTGCCTTGAGTAGCGCTCCACCTCATCCTCACTAAGCTCTGTAACCTTCCTCCTCTCCCTTGAAACCTCTCTTCCCATCTGCTCCTCCATCTCCTTTACCCCATTACCCATAGCCATACCCTTTACTGTTACCTCCAGCAACTGCAGGGAGTATAACTACGCTATCTCCATCATTCAACCTTGCATCTAGCCCTCCAGAGAATCTTGAATTCCTACCATTTATGTATATGTTGATTAGTGCCTTTGGCTTACCATTGCTATCTAGTACCTTTCTAGCAAAGTCATTGCCCATCATCTTCACTAAACTATCTATAGCATCCTTGAGTGTATCAGCCTCAACGCTAACCTTCCTCTCACCAGCATTCTTATTGAGTACAGATGGTATCGTTACCTCAACCCTTGCCATCCCATACCACCACCATACTACGTGCCAGCAATACTAATCATCTCTACAACATCCATATAATTAGGTTTAACTATCCTTGGCTTCCTAAGCAACCCTTCTATGGCATCTATGCTCTTAAGACCATTGCCAGTTATGTAGCATACAACATGCTCATCCTTGTCTATCCTTCCATCCTCAACTAACCTCTTCAGTGATGCTACAGCAACTCCTCCAGCAGGCTCTGTGAATATCCCTTCATACCTTGCTAGAAGGAGTATAGCATCCCTTATCTCATCATCATCAGGATCCTCAGCATAGCCATTGAACTGCCTAAGCCTCCTTAAGGCATATATCCCATCCCCAGGATCTCCTATCGCTAGACTCTTCGCTATGGTGTTTGGGTACTCAACTGGCACTATCTCATCCCTGTTACCCTTGAATGCTTCAACTATTGGGGAGCATCCCTTTGCCTGTGCTGCTGTAACCTTCACATTATCTATACCATCAACAAGGTTAAGTTCGTACAACTCCTCAAGCCCTCTACATATTGCATTGAGCATTGCACCACTTGCAACTGGCACTATGAGATGGTCTGGAACCTTCCAGTTGAGTTGCTCAACAACCTCATATGCTAGAGTCTTTGAGCCCTCAACATAATACGGTCTTAGGTTCACATTTACTATACCTATTGGCTTTGCATCTGAGATCTGTGCTGCTATCCTGTTTGCATCATCATATGTACCATCAACAGCAATGAACTCAGCCCCATACGCTAATGCTTGAGCAATCTTTGCATACTCTATATCCTTTGGTGCAAATATGTAGCATGGGAGGTCTGCCTTTGCTGCATGTGCTGCAGTTGCACTTGCCAGATTGCCTGTTGATGCACACCCAACAGCCTTAAGACCCATCTCCCTTGCCTTGGATACAGCAACACCAGCAGGTCTATCCTTGAATGAGAAGGTTGGATTAACACTATCGTTCTTGAGGTAGAGATTTCCTGCTCTAAGGCCTAGGGCATCAGCAAGCCTATCTGCCCTATGGAGGGGTGTGAACCCTGCCTCTAAACTCACTATATTTGCCTTCTCTGCTATTGGGAGCAACTCAAAGTAGCGCCAGTAACTCTTCTCCCTGTTTGCAAAGGTATCCCTGCTAACCTTTATCGAACCATAATCGTATGTAACATCCAGTGGTCCAAGGCATTCATCGCATATGTACTTGAGGGTTGGCTCATACTCCTGCTTGCACTCTCTACACCTCAACGCATTTACAATACCCATGAGCAAGACACCTATACTAGATGAGCAAATAAAGATAACTAATTTAAAGTTTAATATTACTGAAATTTCCTAACGATAATATATAGCATTACTTTACATATTGTACCTTAATAGGTTATAAATTATAAGTGTATATGCTTACCAAGTAAATATTTGAAGGATATATATAAATCATCTGATTAATCTGTTATGGAAGCATGTCCTGTTCCCTGTATGGCATGCTGGTCCACCACTCTCAACCAGATAGATTAGAGCATCACTATCGCAATCAACTAGCACATCCTTCACATACTGAACATTACCAGACTCTTCACCCTTCATCCATAGCCTCTTCCTTGACCTACTCCAGAACCATGCCTTGCCAGTCTGTATGGTAAGTTGTAGTGCCTCCTTGTTTGCATATGCAAGCATGAGCACATCCTTGCTCTTTATATCCTGCACTATCACAGGGATCAACCCTTCAGATTTAGTAAAGTCCACATCATCTATGCTTACCTGCATGAGGCTACATAGCATTAACCCATTAAAAATATTATCGCTTCTAAGTGCTTGAAGGGGTTATGATAATTTGCATAGGTTCTGTTATTCAATACTACGGAGGTTACCTTTATGAGGTCATGGGCTAACTACAAATTTGGATGTTACACTCTTAACTCCTTATCATTGGCTACTAACACAAAAGCAAAACTAGCAGATCCTAACCTCTACCCCATTATCCTTGAGATATCGCTTTACATCCCTTACCGTATACTCACCATAATGGAAGATGGATGCAGCAAGGGCAGCATCTGCACCTGTCTCCCTGAACAATGCAAGCATATGCTCTGGGCCTCCAGCACCACCAGATGCTATAACAGGTATATTAACTGCCTTGCACACCTGAGCAGTCAACTCAAGATCATAACCATCCTTCGTACCATCCTTATCTATGCTTGTTAGCAACAGTTCCCCAGCACCAAGGCTCTCTGCCCTTCTAGCCCACTCAACAGCATCCATACCAGTTGGTCTCTTCCCTCCATATATGTACACCTCATAGAAGATCTTCTCCCCATCCCTCATGCTCCTCTTCGCATCTATAGCAACTACAACACACTGCTTACCAAATACATCCTTCAGTTCAGTTATAAGGGAGGGGTTCTTCACAGCAGCAGTATTTACTGATACCTTATCTGCACCAGCAAGTAGTATGGCTCTAGCATCATCCATGCTCCTTATACCCCCTCCAACTGTGAACGGTATATCTATTGCCCTTGCTACACTCTTAACCACTTCTACCATGGTTGCCCTATGCTCTTCACTAGCAGTTATATCCAAGAATACAAGTTCATCAGCACAGTCACTGCTATAATGCTTAGCCAACTCAACTGGATTGCCAGCATCCCTTATATCCTTGAAGTGTATACCCTTCACAACTCTACCCTTATCAACATCTAGGCATGGGATTATCCTCTTTGCAAGCAATATCACCAACTCCTACATCACATCACTAATTTAATTATAATGTGGATAGCCTCTTTGCCTCTCCAACCCTTATCCTACCTTCATACAGTGCCTTGCCTAGTATAACAGCATATGCACCAGCATCCCTAGCAATCTTAACATCATCAAGCGTTGCTATCCCTCCAGATGCTATGATCTCAAGCCCTGCTCTATTAGCATCCTTCATTATCTTAATGGATGTATTGCTCAAGCCTAGCATCGTACCATCCCTTGCAGTATCTGTTACAAGGAACCTCTTAACTCCTAATGAGGAGAAGTGCTTTAACGCATCCTCCATGCTTACACCAGTGCTATCCCTCCAACCATGGATCTTAACAATACCATCCTCATGGTCCAATGCAACTATTATCCTCTCATAGCCGTGGAGTTCAAGCAATTTAGTTAATGCATGCTCATCCTTGAATGCAAGTGTAGCAAGGACTACAGCATGTACATGCTCAAGCATAGATACAGCAGCATCAAAACTCCTTATACCCCCAGCAGCCTGCACTGGTACGCTTACACTCCTGCTTATCCTCTCTACAATTGCTCTATGGTTTGTTGCTAGTGAGAGTGTTGCATTAAGATCAACGACATGGAGGGCATCTGCACCCTCTCTTACCCATGCCTTTGCTACTTCTAAAGGATCATCACTATACACAGTCTGCTTCGATGGATCACCCTTGGTTAACCTTACAACCTTGCCATCCATTAGGTCTATAGCAGGTATTATCTTCATACCCCTAACCTAGCCTAACCTTACTCTTATTCCTCCTCCTTATAAGATAAGATGGGATTGGGATCATCTCTTGAGATAGTTAAGGAAGTTGCTTAGCATATGCATCCCATCAGAGCCAGACTTCTCTGGATGGAACTGTGTACCAAAGAGGTTGCCATACTCTATTACTGCTGGGAACTCAACACCATACTCAGATCTTGCACTAACAACTCTAGCATCCTTTGGTCTTGCATGGTATGAGTGTACAAAGTACACCCATGTGCCATCATCTATACCATTCAGTAGAACACTATTACTACTGTTAGCATTTATCCTTAACCTATTCCATCCCATATGAGGGATCTTAACGCTCCTAGGCAGCATCACAACCTCTCCAGCAAGTATACTCAACCCTGGAAGGGTACCTTCTTCACTCCTCTCGAAGAGCATCTCCATGCCTAGGCATATGCCTAACATGGGCATACCAGAGCCTATAGCCTCAAGTAACCTATCCTTGTAAGGCATGATACTCTTCATTGCAGGATCGAAGTTACCTACACCTGGAAGGATTAGTGCTTTATATACATCAAGGTTATCCATACTCCTTATCACTTCCACATCTACACAAAGCCTCTCAAGTGCAACCTTTATGCTGAATATGTTGCCAGCACCATAATCGAATATAGCAATCTTGCTCATTCTATTTGATGTGGTGAAGACTCTAATTTATCTATTGTCTATCCTTAGAGTATGAATTAATTAGGAAGAAGGATAAGGGATATAACTTCAGATATGTATGTTCTACCATTAATAGAAAGATAGGTATAGGGCTTGATCTCCTGTTAGATGGTACCCTTTGTACTTGCTATACCCTTCCTTGGGTTTATCACTGCTGCATTCCTCAATGCTACTCCCAACGCCTTGCATGCTGCCTCAACCTTATGGTGATCATTGCTCCCATACTGCACCACCACATGTATACATGCATTAAGGTTCAATGCAAAGGATGTGAAGAAGTGCTCTATATCCTCCTTTACCATATCCTCAACACCATTAGCCAACTTCAGATCTATAGCATGATATGCCCTTCTCACAAGATCCAATGCTACAAATGCCAATGCATCATCCATAGGCACCATTGCATAACCAAACCTCTCTATACCATCTCTACTACCCAATGCCTTGTCAAGTGCACTAGCAAGTGTTATTGCAACATCCTCTATGAGATGATGCCTTATACCATCCTTGCTTACACCCTTCAACCTGATATCTATGAGGGAGTGTTTTGATATAGATGCTATCATATGGTCTAGGAACCTTATCCCAGTCTCTACACTGTATAAGCCATTCCCATCCAGATCAACCTCAACCTCTACACTTGTCTCATTTGTATACCTCTCTACCCTAGATCTCCTCTCCTTCTCCTGCATCTAACGATAAGATGATGCTATGGTGTTATATAAAGGGAAGGTATAAACTATCACAATGTTTAAAGTAGCCTAAGCAGTAGGTTGACATTCTCTATTATAGCATCACTTCCCATATTTATGAACATCTGCTTCTGCTTCTCAGCATCTATGCTTGTGCCATACACACCAACGAAGTATGTTCTGTAGCCATGATCGTTGGATGCACTCCTTGCCATTATAAGATCCTCTGCAGAGTCCCCAACAACTATTGCATTGTTAACATTCATAACCTTCATTGACTTGAGAAGTGCATATGGGTTAGGCTTAACAACATTCATCCTTAAACCATTCCTCTTCACATACTTATCCTCATCCTCTATGAACACAGATGCCTTTAGATTGAAGTACCCTAGCAGATCCCTCAATGCATACTCTGCTGCTATCCTACTCCTTCCAGATACTATTGCTACCTTACCATCAAACCTCTCATTGAGCATGCTTAGACAATCCTTGCTTACAACAACCTCATCATACTCTATGAACCCCCTGCCATGGTTGAATCTAGGCTCTATACCATGCATAGCAATGAATAGTTCCTTACCATAGAAGAGTTCATCGAAGAGAGTAGCTAGCATGCTTGAACCTACAAGCCCAGGGTAGCCAGTGTACTCTCTAGCAGCCTTAACAACATGAGCCTTACCAATACTTGCTAGATACTCCTCAACAGACTCTACTCCTCTAGAGTCAGCATGCCTTGCAATCTCATGTGCAAAGATCCTTGCATTATCAACATCAGCATGGTTGCTATCATCATTATAGGCTAGTGCTGCAAGTATGCATGCAAAAGTAGTATCAACATCGTTATTGAATCCACCGCTCATCCTAAATGCAAGTATCATCTGCTCATCAACGAAATCCTTCCATTCATCACCAAGCATGGATGAGAGTATCCTTCCTGCAGTCTCTACAATACATGCATTGTAAGATCTGTTTATCCTTACAAGTGTACCATCACAATCTAGCACTATAGAATCAGCATTCAATGAAGACTGGTCTATGTTGTTCTTTATTGCTATACCATCCATTATATCCCTATACTTCATGCCTAGCCTATGCTGCATATCTACCACTTTTAAATCTAATTAATTCATGCTATAATCTACCAACTATCTTTGCAAGACCATTGAGCAGCATCTCATTCATATCCCTACTACCTACAGTAGCCCTCAAGCACCCCTTGTAGCCTCCAACTCTACCTATCTTCCTGATGAGTATACCTTCCTCATCCCTTAACCTTCTATACACATCCTCATATCCATCAAGATCGAAGAGTATAAAGTTAGCATCAGACTTGAATGCCCTTATGCCTAGTATACTCATCTGCTCATAGAGCCATCCCCTCTCAGCCTTGAGGTACTCTATAACCCTTTTAACCTGCTCAGACCTCTTCAGGATTGAGATTGCAGCCTTTAGAGAGATGCTGCTAACAGCATAGGGGTATTGGATGACCCTGTTGAATACATCAGCCATCTCCTTGCATGCTATTGCATAACCAACCCTTGCACCAGCAAGCCCAAATGCCTTAGAGAATGTTCTAAAGATTATAAGGTTATCTCTCTCCACTGCTAGATCCTTCAATGAGTATCCTGCAAACTCTGCATAAGCCTCATCAACCATGACTAGACCATTGAACCTCTCTATAACATCAAGCATTAAATCTTTAGCAAACTGGTTACCTGTAGGGTTGTTTGGAGAGGGTATGTAGAATATATCTGCACTGCTCTTGAGTATGCTATCTGCACTGAATGAGAAGTTATCATCAAGCAT includes the following:
- a CDS encoding pyridoxal phosphate-dependent aminotransferase — translated: MRIGWLRHRLERLSRLEGYTKPERPQHQPRSGSHSPIRMDTNENIALPLEFVREVMQEALDGVDPRFYPEQYDELRSSISSYLGLSKDNIVIGNGSDQLIDLALVAFGYGRRSITVNPTFTFYKDRCLLHGIEVEEVMLDDNFSFSADSILKSSADIFYIPSPNNPTGNQFAKDLMLDVIERFNGLVMVDEAYAEFAGYSLKDLAVERDNLIIFRTFSKAFGLAGARVGYAIACKEMADVFNRVIQYPYAVSSISLKAAISILKRSEQVKRVIEYLKAERGWLYEQMSILGIRAFKSDANFILFDLDGYEDVYRRLRDEEGILIRKIGRVGGYKGCLRATVGSRDMNEMLLNGLAKIVGRL